Proteins from a genomic interval of Sphingobacterium lactis:
- a CDS encoding TonB-dependent receptor, which produces MNTKIKLAIGYIGILMSILQGTSSAQEIPKAIINSTLSGTVVDSVSGAPLSDVTLKLDGVTHQVKTDAEGFFSFVTGQKLPLNLTVSRVGYQTQRIEAKNPEITIRLRAQSEVIDQVIVTSRRRKEQLQSVPIPITTLTGTAIEDAGAFNVNRVKEVIPSVQLYASNARNTTLNIRGLGSTYGLTNDGIDPGVGFYLDGVYIARPAATWLDFIDIEQLEVLRGPQGTLFGMNTTSGAFNISTRKASFDPSATFELSYGNYGFLQGKATLTGPLTKTLAVKVSFSGSQRNGTLHNVQTNRPINNLNNLGVRAQLRYQPHENLEITLSGDRSAQRPDGYGWGVAGVVETQRAAYRQFDAITKDLGYELPYANAFERKVDLNTQSKADNELGGVALNVEYKLKRGTLTSTSAWRYWKWVPLNDRDYIGLPVFTVSAGNSAHDQYSQEFRYAGDIRENLTLVAGLFGLYQDLRTDPVHTEEGGSALWRFAQNSTSELWKTPGLFDNFGIKTIYGIKTTSLAAYSQLDWAITSKFHVLPGLRYNYDKKEAHYNRQTYGGLQTDDPALLALKNGVYTNQAFETNASAGNFSGQLSIQYRPNQQLNAYATYAISYKPVGINVGGLPTAKGEVLLDLARVKPEAVRHKEIGLKSSPDRQSLLNLSLFQTDITDFQTLVQTPEPGVNRGYLANAEKVRVQGIELDGSLRLGQIAKFNGALSYTDGKYIKFSNAPVPLEEVGGPEAFKDISGGRLPGISKWSATLGGEWSQKARLLNLDGRFYIGADVFYRSEFSSSPSPSQYLNIEGYALLNGRIGFRADNGLTLSIWARNITDSNYYEQLLAAPGSYGQYAGIIGDPRTYGVSIRYAINFF; this is translated from the coding sequence ATGAATACGAAAATTAAATTAGCCATTGGCTATATAGGCATCCTTATGTCCATACTCCAGGGAACAAGCTCGGCTCAAGAAATTCCGAAAGCGATTATTAATTCCACCCTTAGCGGGACAGTTGTTGACTCCGTATCCGGGGCTCCCCTCTCCGATGTTACCCTGAAACTTGATGGGGTAACCCACCAGGTCAAGACCGATGCCGAAGGATTCTTCAGCTTTGTGACCGGACAGAAATTACCCCTCAACCTGACGGTCAGCCGCGTGGGCTACCAAACCCAACGGATTGAGGCAAAAAACCCTGAAATCACAATTCGATTACGTGCTCAATCGGAAGTTATCGATCAAGTAATCGTGACTTCCCGAAGGCGAAAAGAGCAACTCCAATCCGTTCCCATTCCAATCACGACGCTGACCGGAACAGCGATTGAAGACGCGGGGGCATTCAATGTGAACCGTGTTAAGGAAGTAATCCCCTCCGTCCAGCTATATGCCTCGAATGCAAGGAACACCACCTTGAACATCCGTGGTCTAGGCTCCACCTACGGACTTACGAATGACGGAATCGATCCAGGAGTTGGGTTTTATCTTGACGGTGTATATATCGCCCGCCCAGCGGCGACTTGGCTGGATTTTATTGACATTGAGCAACTGGAGGTCTTACGCGGTCCCCAGGGTACACTATTTGGCATGAACACCACCTCTGGCGCATTTAACATCAGCACACGCAAGGCTTCCTTTGACCCATCGGCCACCTTTGAACTGAGTTATGGGAACTACGGTTTCCTGCAGGGAAAAGCGACCTTAACAGGCCCTCTGACCAAAACACTGGCGGTGAAGGTTTCCTTTTCCGGTAGCCAAAGAAATGGAACACTGCACAATGTACAGACGAACCGCCCCATCAACAACCTGAACAATTTGGGTGTTCGCGCGCAATTGCGCTATCAGCCACATGAAAACCTGGAAATTACCTTATCTGGAGACCGCAGCGCACAGCGTCCGGACGGTTATGGCTGGGGTGTGGCCGGTGTTGTCGAAACCCAACGTGCGGCATATCGACAATTTGATGCCATAACTAAGGACTTGGGATATGAACTCCCCTACGCGAATGCATTTGAAAGAAAAGTAGACCTGAATACCCAATCGAAAGCGGACAACGAACTCGGCGGCGTGGCGCTGAATGTGGAATATAAATTAAAGCGCGGCACGCTAACCTCAACTTCCGCTTGGCGCTATTGGAAATGGGTACCGCTGAACGACCGGGACTATATCGGACTACCGGTCTTTACAGTATCGGCCGGAAATTCAGCCCATGATCAATATTCACAGGAGTTCCGCTACGCAGGGGATATACGGGAAAATCTGACGTTGGTGGCTGGACTATTTGGTCTATATCAAGACCTGCGGACAGATCCGGTACATACTGAAGAAGGAGGATCAGCTTTATGGCGGTTTGCCCAGAATTCAACCTCGGAACTCTGGAAAACACCTGGTCTTTTCGATAATTTTGGCATCAAAACAATATACGGTATCAAGACCACCAGTCTGGCAGCTTATTCCCAATTGGACTGGGCTATTACATCCAAGTTCCATGTCCTTCCTGGCCTACGCTATAACTATGATAAAAAGGAAGCACATTATAATCGCCAGACTTACGGTGGCCTGCAGACAGATGACCCGGCCTTATTGGCTTTAAAAAATGGCGTGTACACGAACCAGGCATTCGAAACTAATGCTTCAGCAGGTAATTTCTCCGGTCAGCTCTCCATTCAATACCGGCCAAATCAACAATTGAATGCATATGCTACGTATGCCATCAGTTATAAGCCTGTCGGCATCAATGTCGGCGGGTTGCCTACGGCCAAAGGGGAAGTGCTGTTGGATCTTGCCCGGGTGAAACCGGAAGCTGTTCGACATAAAGAAATTGGCCTAAAGAGCAGTCCGGATCGGCAATCCCTCCTCAACCTTTCTCTATTTCAAACGGATATCACCGATTTCCAGACCTTGGTACAGACCCCTGAACCGGGTGTCAACCGCGGGTACCTCGCGAATGCCGAAAAAGTGCGTGTACAGGGTATAGAACTTGATGGCAGCCTGCGGTTAGGGCAGATCGCAAAATTTAATGGTGCCCTGTCCTATACGGATGGTAAATACATTAAATTCAGTAATGCCCCAGTTCCTCTTGAAGAGGTTGGTGGACCCGAAGCCTTTAAGGATATATCCGGAGGAAGATTGCCCGGGATTTCCAAGTGGTCTGCCACATTGGGCGGAGAGTGGAGTCAAAAAGCACGTCTATTAAACTTAGATGGTAGATTCTACATTGGAGCCGATGTTTTTTACCGATCGGAATTCTCGTCCAGCCCCTCGCCATCGCAATACCTCAATATTGAAGGATACGCTTTATTGAATGGACGCATTGGCTTCCGTGCGGACAACGGGTTAACACTATCCATTTGGGCACGCAATATTACCGACAGCAACTATTACGAACAGCTTCTGGCCGCTCCGGGAAGCTATGGCCAATATGCGGGCATCATTGGTGATCCACGCACCTACGGCGTCAGCATCCGGTATGCAATAAACTTCTTTTAA
- a CDS encoding SO2930 family diheme c-type cytochrome, translated as MSKLNKIGYVGLVLFLVVLTMQACQNKQPNQEKSTQGFVFLERLSDYGFFSGALAELHPKDHLIPYTLSSTLFTDYALKDRFIVLPKGQKLKFVNSEELDFPDSTIIIKNFSYLNAVDKKIMIETRLLVKDPADHAWKVMNYLWSEDQKDAVKHIRGASVPIVLKDDAGDLQRTNYLVPNTNDCKRCHNKDGKLLPIGPKPRNLNVSIPGGSQNQLVKLARAGQIGGLPDLSEVEALPNWLDKANYSLDQRARAYLDINCAHCHREGGDAYNTGLFLEYTQRDTTRLGYYKSPVSAGAGAGGLNYDLVPGHAEQSILHYRMNSTEPGVAMPELARTLVHKEAVALIRQWINQLK; from the coding sequence GTGAGTAAGTTAAACAAAATAGGATATGTCGGTCTGGTGTTGTTCCTAGTGGTGTTGACCATGCAAGCCTGCCAAAACAAACAGCCGAATCAAGAAAAATCCACGCAAGGTTTTGTTTTCCTGGAGCGATTGTCGGACTATGGCTTTTTTAGTGGGGCTCTTGCGGAATTACATCCAAAAGATCACCTTATTCCCTATACGCTCAGTTCGACACTCTTTACCGACTATGCTTTAAAAGATAGGTTCATTGTATTGCCGAAAGGCCAAAAGTTGAAATTTGTGAATAGTGAGGAGCTTGATTTCCCTGATTCCACGATCATCATCAAGAATTTCTCCTACCTAAATGCAGTGGATAAAAAGATAATGATTGAAACACGGTTGCTGGTGAAGGACCCAGCAGACCACGCATGGAAAGTCATGAACTACCTTTGGTCTGAAGATCAAAAGGATGCGGTGAAGCATATCCGAGGTGCCTCGGTGCCCATTGTTCTGAAGGATGATGCCGGGGACCTGCAGCGCACGAATTATCTCGTGCCGAATACCAACGACTGCAAGCGGTGCCACAATAAGGACGGCAAGTTACTGCCCATCGGGCCGAAACCCCGAAACTTAAATGTTAGCATTCCGGGTGGAAGTCAAAACCAGCTGGTAAAGCTGGCCAGGGCGGGACAAATCGGCGGTCTGCCGGATCTTTCGGAGGTCGAAGCACTACCCAACTGGTTGGATAAGGCAAACTATTCCCTCGACCAGCGGGCGCGGGCGTATTTGGATATCAATTGTGCCCACTGCCACCGTGAAGGAGGGGATGCCTACAATACTGGCTTGTTCTTGGAATATACCCAAAGGGATACCACAAGGTTAGGGTACTACAAGTCGCCGGTTTCAGCTGGCGCCGGAGCTGGTGGGCTTAATTATGATTTGGTACCGGGACATGCGGAACAGTCGATCCTGCACTACCGGATGAACAGCACCGAGCCTGGAGTGGCAATGCCGGAGCTGGCGAGAACATTGGTGCACAAAGAAGCTGTGGCGCTGATCAGGCAATGGATCAATCAGCTGAAATAG
- a CDS encoding parallel beta-helix domain-containing protein produces the protein MKKLTWMAVLLSALMLGCKQGPRHDSDYTTQLSFGPGEETKIEEAFLSLTDSTEVLLKAGTYNFETLSIAQVKHISIRGEGSGKTILDFKNQKQGGEGIRVTDVRNFKISGMLIQNSKGDLLKINKGNDIEIMDLHAVWNTPDSSNGGYGIYPVLCNNVLIENCYAQGASDAGIYVGQSNGIIVRNSKASQNVAGCEIENSTDAEVYGNEFYNNTAGFLVFDLPDLSQRGGRVKAYNNKIYGNNFRNFAKSGSFGTSWGVGNAAPGSGVIILATSDVQIYDNEIVDNNTSAIMIASGFSVDEKAAEKINEKYFPIPKKIKVYGNTIRMGSSFPEPARVHHIGQLVIATESQLNKVEPNRAYKRIPAILYDGVTSNVLNQGIAPNPDEICIKQPGENMFVRADFGNLSTPAAWKPSSDSKPFACE, from the coding sequence ATGAAAAAATTAACATGGATGGCCGTCCTCTTATCGGCTCTGATGCTGGGCTGCAAGCAGGGGCCTCGGCACGATTCGGATTATACCACTCAGCTCAGTTTTGGTCCGGGCGAGGAAACAAAGATTGAAGAAGCTTTCCTCTCTTTAACAGATAGCACAGAAGTTCTTTTAAAGGCCGGTACCTATAATTTTGAGACCCTAAGCATTGCTCAGGTAAAGCATATTTCCATTCGTGGGGAAGGTTCCGGAAAGACCATCCTGGACTTTAAGAATCAGAAACAGGGCGGTGAGGGGATACGGGTTACAGATGTACGGAATTTTAAGATTTCCGGGATGTTGATCCAAAATTCCAAAGGGGATCTCCTGAAAATCAATAAGGGGAATGACATTGAAATCATGGACTTGCACGCAGTATGGAATACTCCCGATTCCAGTAATGGAGGGTATGGGATCTATCCTGTGCTGTGCAACAATGTACTCATCGAAAATTGCTATGCGCAAGGTGCTTCGGATGCCGGTATTTATGTAGGGCAGTCCAATGGTATAATCGTCCGTAATTCCAAGGCATCTCAAAATGTTGCCGGATGTGAAATCGAGAATTCTACGGATGCCGAGGTCTATGGCAATGAATTCTATAACAATACGGCTGGATTCTTAGTGTTTGACCTGCCGGATCTTTCCCAGCGGGGTGGTCGCGTGAAAGCCTATAACAACAAGATATATGGCAATAACTTTCGGAATTTCGCGAAGTCCGGTTCGTTTGGGACGTCGTGGGGTGTTGGCAATGCCGCTCCGGGCAGTGGTGTGATCATCTTGGCGACCTCTGATGTGCAGATTTATGACAATGAGATCGTGGATAACAATACTTCTGCGATTATGATCGCTTCAGGGTTCAGTGTGGATGAAAAAGCTGCAGAAAAGATAAATGAAAAGTACTTCCCGATTCCGAAGAAAATCAAAGTGTACGGAAATACCATTCGTATGGGGAGTTCTTTTCCCGAGCCGGCACGTGTCCATCACATTGGGCAGCTCGTGATTGCAACGGAAAGTCAACTGAATAAGGTCGAGCCCAACCGAGCTTACAAAAGGATTCCTGCTATCCTCTATGATGGAGTTACGAGCAACGTGCTCAATCAGGGCATCGCGCCCAACCCCGATGAAATCTGCATCAAACAGCCTGGAGAGAACATGTTCGTACGTGCTGACTTCGGCAATCTGTCAACACCGGCAGCATGGAAGCCTTCTTCGGATAGTAAACCTTTTGCCTGTGAGTAA
- a CDS encoding voltage-gated chloride channel family protein, translating into MPNRKQMSSAKKATISIRLFFRKYPSIGYIFRWTLICMLLGLCIGTASAGFLVSLEWATTFRENHLWLIALLPIAGFAVGLLYHYRGKGVEAGNNLLIDTIHAPGKTIPFRMAPFVYLGTIVTHFFGGSAGREGTALQMAGAIADQFSKPLRLKPEDRQVLIIAAIAAGFGSVFGTPIAGAIFGLEVFLIGRIKYNALFPAFMASILADLVTRMWGVPHTHYHIEMVPQITVQHILLAILAGVLFGICSAGFSKGMHTLTGFFKSKIAYPPLRPVLGGAVVALAVLALGTTKYIGLGIPTLVDSFHVQMEPYDFLLKMLLTIITLSAGFKGGEVTPLFFIGATLGNALSLFIPLPMGLLAGMGFVAVFAGATNTPIACTLMAIELFGVECGVYAAVACIVAYLVSGNNSIYGNQIIGEPKNRRFLAHIRKRIGDL; encoded by the coding sequence ATGCCAAATAGAAAACAGATGTCGTCAGCCAAGAAAGCCACAATATCCATCCGATTATTTTTCAGGAAATATCCTTCCATTGGCTATATATTCCGATGGACGCTCATTTGCATGTTATTGGGACTCTGCATTGGTACCGCATCGGCAGGATTTCTGGTTTCCTTGGAATGGGCGACCACTTTTCGGGAAAACCACCTGTGGTTGATCGCGCTTTTGCCGATTGCCGGATTTGCTGTTGGCTTGCTCTATCATTATAGGGGAAAAGGGGTTGAAGCAGGAAACAACCTGCTTATCGATACGATACATGCACCCGGCAAGACTATCCCCTTCCGGATGGCTCCATTTGTTTACCTTGGCACTATAGTGACCCATTTTTTCGGCGGGTCGGCAGGTCGAGAGGGCACGGCTTTGCAAATGGCCGGCGCGATAGCCGATCAATTCAGCAAACCGTTACGACTCAAACCTGAGGACCGCCAGGTATTGATCATTGCGGCGATTGCCGCCGGTTTCGGATCTGTTTTCGGCACCCCGATCGCAGGCGCAATATTTGGATTGGAGGTTTTCCTTATCGGTCGGATCAAATACAACGCCCTGTTTCCAGCTTTTATGGCTTCCATCCTAGCAGATTTGGTCACACGGATGTGGGGCGTACCGCATACCCATTACCATATCGAGATGGTTCCACAGATCACTGTCCAACACATCCTGCTTGCCATCCTTGCCGGCGTGCTGTTCGGCATCTGTTCAGCAGGTTTCAGCAAGGGGATGCATACATTGACCGGATTTTTCAAATCCAAGATCGCCTATCCCCCATTGCGTCCCGTCTTGGGTGGAGCTGTGGTAGCCTTGGCCGTGCTTGCTTTAGGTACAACAAAATATATTGGCCTAGGCATACCTACCCTTGTAGATTCCTTCCATGTCCAAATGGAGCCCTATGACTTTTTATTGAAGATGCTACTGACCATCATCACCTTATCCGCAGGTTTTAAAGGTGGAGAAGTTACTCCCTTATTCTTCATTGGCGCTACGCTGGGAAATGCGCTTTCACTTTTCATTCCTTTGCCGATGGGCCTTTTAGCAGGAATGGGTTTTGTAGCGGTATTTGCCGGAGCGACCAATACCCCCATTGCCTGTACGTTAATGGCCATAGAGCTGTTCGGTGTGGAATGTGGGGTATATGCTGCTGTCGCCTGTATTGTCGCTTACTTAGTCTCCGGGAATAACAGCATCTATGGAAACCAAATCATCGGCGAACCCAAAAACCGTAGATTTCTTGCCCACATTCGAAAAAGAATTGGGGACCTATAA
- a CDS encoding TonB-dependent receptor — translation MLKQSTLKLALTCWLLFLLLLITHGHAFAQGTQAVISGSAVDKSGNSIPNTTIRVRNTSTGFSTTTVTNERGNFEIKQLPLGGPYTVTATNLENGEGSVTGVMLNQGDVARVKIEMISNDNVIDAVEVTGTSLKNSKDYYGAATAFSSKDINSLPVNGRNFTSLTDLSPLASGSSISGQLGSSTNFTIDGMNAKNPTSAGSTTSRSGAPYSISMEAVREFKVVTNQYDVTFGRSGGGTISAATKAGTNTLTGSAFVFGRTDWLASKYDIKGAKRAGDYDTYQFGFSLGGPIIKDKLHYFLVWDRQQDNRSLAIANIQSAADEEFYKINQNSLDRYLEIARAKYGVSDAAQIGELPKKRTSDAVFLRLDYQINEKNLLTVRNNLTHDKNPLGLGDNTPINLLESYGNDKNFDNSFLATLRTAISPRITNELKVQHLYVYQNSTQGDQIHAPYIPRAIVENISSEIGTKNLATAIQLGGHRFAQESFKNNVFQLTNNLYYDTDFAKYTFGIDLMATNSKSIYGSEVNGRFHFSNAGDITSLENFNNLKPYRYYREVPLKDDVSVRGTIMNFGLYGQMRKNIAAGLEMTAGIRMDYASYPKATYNKLVDEELGIRTDNKLSSFILQPRLQFTWDINENQTDYLRVGAGIFASDINNYMIINNLTFDGSNFATVDVRGANVPAVDFNAYRQDYKNIPSLANHQLPTINYTGKDAKVPTVYKANLSYSRLISDNVKLGITGFMTIGRNNYTYIERNMVEDPIFILANEGNRGVYVPADKIPANNGQPDWKDARISNKLGRVLELTSLGKVNQFAVVVDGTYRYFRDGEITASYTWNDTKDNTSFNGNVANTATLVQPVKDDPRDLSAITYSDNQFRHKVVVYGTLPTFYGIHIGARYTGVGGTRFTVRSGGNTNGDFVTSDNDLAFIFDPNSNNTPEAIRNGIQAILDNPEASQSLKNLITDYAGRIAERNAGVNGFYGTIDLKVSKTFKTYKTQQIEFSAEIFNFANMLNKEKGVNHSLGNQALYGVTGFNQATQEFNYKVNSIGTKGFSGRPWQIQLGARYSF, via the coding sequence ATGTTAAAACAATCTACTCTAAAGTTGGCCCTTACCTGCTGGCTACTTTTCTTACTTCTTCTGATAACCCACGGACATGCTTTCGCACAAGGCACGCAGGCCGTAATCAGCGGTTCGGCTGTTGATAAGTCCGGGAATTCCATTCCCAATACGACTATCCGCGTGCGGAACACGTCTACAGGCTTTAGCACGACCACAGTTACCAATGAGCGTGGTAACTTCGAAATCAAGCAATTGCCTCTGGGCGGCCCTTATACGGTTACGGCGACCAACTTGGAAAACGGAGAAGGTTCCGTGACGGGAGTCATGCTGAATCAAGGTGATGTTGCCCGTGTGAAGATCGAAATGATCTCCAATGACAATGTAATCGATGCGGTTGAAGTAACAGGAACGTCCTTGAAGAACAGTAAGGACTACTATGGTGCTGCAACAGCGTTTTCTTCAAAGGATATCAACTCTCTCCCGGTAAACGGACGAAACTTTACATCCCTCACAGATCTTTCTCCACTGGCAAGTGGTAGCAGTATCTCAGGGCAGTTGGGTTCCTCAACCAACTTTACCATTGATGGGATGAATGCCAAGAACCCGACTTCTGCAGGGAGTACGACAAGTCGTTCCGGCGCACCTTATTCTATCTCAATGGAGGCGGTTCGCGAATTCAAAGTCGTAACGAACCAATATGATGTTACTTTCGGCCGTAGTGGCGGGGGTACCATTTCCGCAGCTACAAAAGCCGGTACGAATACACTGACAGGATCTGCATTTGTCTTTGGTCGTACAGATTGGTTGGCCAGCAAATACGATATTAAAGGCGCTAAGCGCGCCGGTGATTACGACACCTATCAATTCGGTTTCTCCCTAGGCGGACCTATCATCAAGGATAAATTGCACTACTTCTTGGTTTGGGATAGACAGCAGGACAACCGTTCCTTGGCCATTGCCAACATCCAATCTGCAGCAGATGAGGAATTCTACAAGATCAACCAAAATTCATTGGATCGTTATCTGGAAATTGCCCGTGCGAAATATGGTGTTTCCGATGCTGCACAGATCGGCGAGCTTCCAAAGAAGAGAACTTCAGACGCCGTTTTCCTACGCTTGGATTACCAGATCAACGAGAAAAACCTTTTGACGGTTCGCAACAACCTTACTCATGACAAAAATCCATTGGGATTGGGTGACAATACTCCGATTAACCTGTTGGAATCTTATGGTAATGATAAGAACTTCGACAACTCTTTCTTGGCGACTTTACGTACAGCAATTTCTCCAAGAATAACGAACGAATTAAAGGTTCAACACTTGTATGTTTACCAAAACTCCACACAGGGAGATCAGATCCATGCCCCTTATATCCCACGCGCCATAGTTGAGAACATTTCTTCTGAAATCGGAACGAAGAACTTGGCGACTGCTATTCAATTGGGTGGACACCGATTTGCACAGGAAAGCTTCAAGAACAATGTTTTCCAATTGACGAATAATTTATATTACGATACGGACTTCGCGAAATACACCTTCGGTATCGATTTGATGGCAACGAATTCCAAATCCATCTATGGATCTGAAGTAAACGGTAGATTCCATTTCAGTAACGCCGGAGATATCACTTCGTTGGAGAACTTCAACAACTTAAAGCCTTACCGTTACTACCGTGAGGTTCCCCTAAAGGATGATGTTTCCGTTCGCGGCACGATTATGAACTTTGGGCTTTATGGGCAGATGCGCAAGAACATTGCCGCCGGTCTGGAAATGACGGCAGGTATCCGCATGGATTATGCTTCCTACCCGAAAGCGACCTACAATAAATTGGTCGATGAAGAATTGGGTATTCGTACCGACAATAAATTGAGCTCATTTATTTTACAGCCAAGATTACAATTTACTTGGGATATCAACGAGAACCAGACCGACTACCTTCGCGTAGGTGCCGGTATCTTTGCCTCAGATATCAACAACTACATGATCATCAACAACCTGACATTTGATGGCTCTAACTTTGCGACGGTCGATGTCCGTGGTGCAAATGTACCGGCTGTTGATTTCAATGCCTACCGTCAGGATTACAAGAACATCCCTAGTTTGGCCAATCACCAGTTACCGACGATCAACTATACAGGAAAGGATGCAAAAGTACCTACGGTTTATAAAGCAAACCTTTCCTATTCACGCCTGATCTCCGACAATGTGAAACTGGGCATCACGGGATTCATGACCATTGGCCGCAACAACTATACGTACATCGAACGCAACATGGTCGAAGATCCGATATTCATCCTTGCAAACGAAGGAAATCGTGGTGTCTATGTACCTGCCGATAAAATCCCTGCCAACAATGGGCAGCCGGATTGGAAGGATGCGCGCATTTCGAATAAATTAGGACGTGTATTGGAATTAACCTCTTTAGGAAAAGTGAATCAATTTGCGGTAGTGGTTGATGGAACCTACCGTTATTTCCGTGATGGTGAGATCACTGCAAGTTACACGTGGAACGACACCAAGGACAACACGTCCTTCAATGGGAATGTGGCGAACACAGCGACTTTGGTACAGCCTGTAAAGGATGATCCACGGGATTTGAGCGCCATTACCTATTCGGACAACCAATTCCGTCATAAAGTTGTTGTTTACGGAACATTGCCGACTTTCTATGGCATCCATATCGGTGCACGCTATACCGGTGTCGGTGGAACCCGTTTTACGGTTCGCTCCGGCGGTAACACCAATGGTGACTTTGTGACTTCGGACAATGATTTGGCTTTTATCTTTGACCCGAACAGCAACAACACTCCAGAGGCCATTCGTAATGGAATCCAAGCCATCTTGGATAATCCAGAAGCTAGTCAGAGCTTGAAGAACCTAATCACTGATTATGCAGGAAGAATTGCGGAGCGGAATGCTGGAGTCAATGGTTTCTACGGAACCATCGACCTGAAAGTGAGCAAAACGTTCAAAACCTACAAGACGCAGCAAATCGAATTCTCGGCAGAGATCTTCAACTTCGCAAATATGTTGAACAAGGAAAAAGGCGTAAACCACAGTTTAGGAAACCAAGCGCTTTACGGTGTGACTGGATTCAATCAAGCAACCCAAGAATTCAACTACAAGGTGAACAGCATTGGAACCAAAGGTTTCTCAGGAAGACCTTGGCAGATTCAGCTGGGCGCAAGGTACTCGTTCTAA
- a CDS encoding MFS transporter translates to MTSLEGVGLHISNQMKKRIRLAVSLFYFGQGLGFASWASRIPSIKTALGLSEAQLGTLLLMIPIGQLVTMPLSAALVNKYGSHKILPITAAIYAIVLFLIAFAPNIWILGAILFLFGVSGNMCNISVNTQGVLAEQLYGKPIMSSFHGAWSLAGFTGALLGLLSMNFQIGTVGHFAGVLVLLLVNIVLNRNFLVAEESKEKSTKKKEKFKPDWLIVQLGIIGFFSMATEGAMFDWTGVYFSDVVQAPEKWITLGYASFMVMMAAGRFIGDGVIAKLGRQRTLQISGCMMFVGMLTSVLFPNLWICTLAFMIVGLGVACNVPTVYSVTGSHKTIPAGVALAMVSSISFLGFLVGPVLIGYIAELSSLRYSFAVFSLFGVLMFFMVSRLKIFNQ, encoded by the coding sequence ATGACATCATTAGAGGGAGTGGGTCTGCACATCTCGAATCAAATGAAAAAACGCATTCGGTTAGCCGTTTCCCTTTTCTATTTTGGCCAGGGTTTAGGGTTTGCTTCTTGGGCAAGCCGCATTCCCAGCATAAAAACAGCCTTGGGTCTCTCTGAAGCACAATTGGGCACCTTATTGTTAATGATTCCCATAGGCCAATTGGTTACCATGCCTCTTTCAGCGGCGTTGGTAAATAAATACGGAAGTCATAAGATATTGCCCATTACCGCAGCTATATATGCCATTGTACTTTTCTTGATCGCTTTTGCGCCGAATATATGGATACTGGGGGCCATTTTATTTCTATTTGGCGTGTCCGGAAATATGTGCAACATTTCCGTGAATACCCAAGGGGTTCTGGCCGAACAATTGTATGGCAAACCGATCATGTCTTCCTTTCATGGCGCATGGTCACTAGCTGGTTTTACCGGCGCTTTATTGGGACTACTCAGCATGAACTTCCAAATCGGTACGGTAGGTCATTTCGCCGGCGTATTGGTATTACTTTTGGTCAACATTGTCCTGAACAGGAATTTCCTCGTTGCCGAAGAGAGCAAGGAAAAATCCACCAAAAAGAAAGAGAAATTCAAACCGGATTGGCTGATCGTACAATTGGGCATCATTGGCTTCTTTAGTATGGCCACCGAGGGAGCGATGTTCGATTGGACGGGTGTTTATTTCAGTGATGTTGTCCAGGCTCCGGAGAAGTGGATTACTTTAGGGTATGCTTCCTTTATGGTCATGATGGCAGCCGGCCGCTTTATCGGGGATGGCGTCATCGCCAAACTTGGTAGACAGCGCACTTTGCAGATTAGTGGCTGCATGATGTTCGTCGGCATGCTCACCTCTGTTCTCTTTCCGAATCTATGGATCTGTACCTTAGCCTTTATGATTGTTGGGCTAGGGGTTGCCTGCAATGTCCCTACAGTATATAGCGTAACGGGAAGCCATAAAACCATTCCTGCCGGTGTGGCTTTGGCGATGGTTTCCAGCATTTCTTTTCTAGGCTTTCTCGTTGGTCCCGTGCTGATCGGCTATATTGCTGAGCTTTCAAGCCTTCGCTATTCCTTTGCTGTGTTTTCCCTGTTCGGGGTACTGATGTTCTTTATGGTGAGCCGATTAAAGATATTCAATCAGTAA